Proteins encoded in a region of the Pieris napi chromosome 5, ilPieNapi1.2, whole genome shotgun sequence genome:
- the LOC125049720 gene encoding lipase 3-like, whose amino-acid sequence MVRLRGINLVLFLILIMQIRYSISKKTSIRDIIEDFHDTLPKNNNKSNKNIIEQKLRNDGKINDDIYLNITQLITKYKYSVEVYEVITSDGYVIKLFRIPGNGAIVFLMHGIISSADDWISGGVESGLAYLLAQLGYDVWMGNARGNKHSRSNIYIDPSEKKFWDFSFHEIGMIDVPTMIDFVLEKTNKSSLIYIGHSQGTTAFFIMCSLRPEYNKKITLMISLSPIAWLSHMKNPILNILKPFYGEIVFLASALGVVEVVQDSRVLRGLQRTFCGDEVWAFTICQHIIFIIGGFNYNQTNYEQLPVIYNHFPSGSSLKQLQHYGQLVLSGHFRQFDYKVKNIEKYGSLTPPSYPVEKITAPVAIFYGEGDWLSDVSDAQILKSRLPNLVEFYRVEDDHFSHFDFIYAADTKNLLLANILRLIKKIH is encoded by the coding sequence ATGGTTAGACTAAGAGGTAtcaatttagtattatttcttattttaattatgcagATAAGATAtagtataagtaaaaaaacatcaatacGTGACATTATAGAAGATTTTCACGATACCttgccaaaaaataataacaaaagtaataaaaatataattgagcAAAAATTACGAAATGATGGGAAAATAAACgatgatatttatttgaatataactcaattgataacaaaatataaatatagcgTGGAAGTGTATGAGGTTATCACGTCAGATGgatatgtaataaaactattcAGGATACCAGGAAATGGTGCTATTGTCTTCCTTATGCATGGTATAATAAGTAGTGCAGATGACTGGATATCCGGTGGAGTGGAAAGCGGACTGGCGTATCTTCTAGCACAGCTGGGCTATGATGTATGGATGGGTAATGCAAGAGGAAATAAGCATTCAAGATCTAACATTTATATTGACCCATCAGAAAAGAAATTCTGGGATTTTAGTTTCCACGAAATAGGTATGATTGATGTACCAACAATGATTGATTTTGTACTGGAAAAAACGAACAAATCCTCATTAATATACATCGGCCACTCACAAGGCACCACAGCTTTCTTTAttatgtgttctttaaggcccgagtataataaaaaaataaccttaATGATATCATTGTCACCTATCGCATGGTTATCGCACATGAAAAATCccatacttaatattttaaagccaTTTTATGGGGAAATAGTGTTTCTGGCATCAGCTTTAGGCGTCGTGGAAGTAGTTCAAGATTCACGTGTTCTGCGTGGGTTACAGAGGACGTTTTGCGGTGATGAAGTGTGGgcttttactatttgtcaacatattatttttattatcggtggatttaattataatcaaacGAATTATGAACAGTTGCCCGTGATTTACAATCATTTTCCATCAGGTTCatcattaaaacaattacaacaTTATGGACAATTAGTGTTATCTggtcattttagacaatttgattataaagtgaaaaatattgaaaaatatggATCATTAACACCTCCGTCTTATCCTGTAGAAAAAATAACAGCACCAGTTGCAATTTTCTATGGGGAAGGCGATTGGCTCTCTGACGTCAGTGATGCccaaattttaaaatcccGCTTACCGAATTTAGTTGAATTTTACCGAGTAGAGGATGACCACTTTTCTcactttgattttatttatgctgCTGATacgaaaaatttattattagcaaatattttaagattaataaaaaagattcaCTGA